The Flavobacterium faecale genomic sequence ATCGCTTTTTATAGAAAAACCCGAAATCGTACAATCGATTTCGGGTTTTTTATTTTGATTTATGTAAAGGCATGGCTTTTTTAGGAGCAATTAGGACACAGGCCAGTAAGTGTAAAATTAACCTCCTTAACCAAATATTTTTCTGGTATAGAAAATTTTGGTTCCACCGAATCCAAACAAGTAACCGATTGGCATTTTTCACAGTTAAAGTGAACATGGTTGTGTGTGTGATGCTGATGGTCATGCGTGTGATGACAACTCGCGTACTTAACCGTACCATCTGGGGTAGCAATTTTATGAATCACATCTTCATTAACCAAACGATCAAGAATTCTATAAATGGTAACTCTATCACATAAATCGACCGT encodes the following:
- a CDS encoding Fur family transcriptional regulator, whose translation is MKTTRNTASKAAILDLLTQSKVALSHSEIQKLTVDLCDRVTIYRILDRLVNEDVIHKIATPDGTVKYASCHHTHDHQHHTHNHVHFNCEKCQSVTCLDSVEPKFSIPEKYLVKEVNFTLTGLCPNCS